TACATCTTGTCGGTAGTCTTGGCACCGGTCACCCGAACCTGCTCGGCGTTGATGACGACGATGTAGTCGCCGGTGTCAACGTGAGGGGTGTATTCGGGCTTGTGCTTGCCACGCAGGCGAGTGGCGATTTCAGTAGCCAGACGACCCAGAGTCTGGCCAGCAGCGTCGACGACGTACCAGTCGCGCTTAACGGTTTCCGGTTTTGCGGTGAAAGTTTTCATTCTCTATGGCCTCAGAGGCCGCCCTGGTAAAAAGACGGCAAATTCTACACAACAGTGCAACCCCGGACAAGTCAGGGGCAGCCGGAAACAGACGCTCTTCGGGGGCTCGGGTCGGCGTCCGCTACGGCGATCTCGGCAGGCTTAGGCATCCCCCGCCAAGAAAGCTGCGGCATGATACCCCTTCCCGCCGAAAAAGCAACCGGAGATTAGAAGGAAAACAGCGCCTGGGTGGCAGCCGATCCCTGGCGTCGGGAAGCCAGATGATCCGCCAGGCGGGTTGGCTCCGGCAGGCGATGGCGTCTCACGCAGGCCATGACCAGCGCGGGGGCAGTGGCGAGGCTGACCCTGTGGCCGGGCGAGATGATCAAGGGCTTGACCCTGTCCTTGCTGCGCAGGACCGCGCCTATCACCGAGCCGTCACGATCCAGCAAGTCGACTTGGCTGCCGCGCGTCTCGGCCAATTCGCCATGGTGGCCGGTGAGAATCTTCTTGGCCACGCCGATGGTCGGTAGGCCAGTGACCACGCCCAGATGGGCGGCAATGCCGAGGCGGCGCGGATGGGCGATGCCGTGACCGTCGCAGAACACCAGATCGGGAATTTCCGGCAGTTCCTTCAAGGCCTGCAGCAGAGCGGGCAATTCGCGAAAGGACAGCAGGCCCGGCACATAGGGCATGACGGTGGGAATGCGGGCGATGGCATGGGCCAGCGGTTGCAGGGTCTCGGCATCCAGCAGGACGGCCACCGCGCGGGTAACCTCGCCGCCTTCCTCGAAGCCCACGTCGACCCCGGCGTAGCGCTGCGGCGTGCCGAAGTCGTCCGCCAAGCGAACCTGCTTGGCCAGTTGCTTCTGCAGCATGCGCGCCTGGGCGGGCGAGCCGTCCCACTCGGCGAAAGGATCGGAATTCACACGTACCTCCGAAAGCCAGGGTCAAAGGATTGATCCTTCAACCCCGGCAGGGTTCAGGGCTTGTGCGGACGGGCCAGATATTCCTGGGACTGCATTTCCAGCAGGCGGCTGAGGGTGCGCTGGAATTCGAACTCCAGCCGGCCACCGGAATAGAGGTCCTTGAGCTCGACTTCGGCGGACAGGATCAGCTTGACCTGGCGGTCGTAGAATTCGTCGACCAGATTGATGAAGCGCCGTGCCATGTCGTCCTTGAGGGCATCCATCCGCTCGACGTTGGAAACCAATACCGTCTG
The window above is part of the Pseudomonas oryzihabitans genome. Proteins encoded here:
- the rplM gene encoding 50S ribosomal protein L13; amino-acid sequence: MKTFTAKPETVKRDWYVVDAAGQTLGRLATEIATRLRGKHKPEYTPHVDTGDYIVVINAEQVRVTGAKTTDKMYYHHSGFPGGIKSINFEKLIARAPERVIETAVKGMLPKNPLGRDMYRKLKVYKGANHPHTAQQPQELKF
- the nfi gene encoding deoxyribonuclease V (cleaves DNA at apurinic or apyrimidinic sites), with the protein product MLQKQLAKQVRLADDFGTPQRYAGVDVGFEEGGEVTRAVAVLLDAETLQPLAHAIARIPTVMPYVPGLLSFRELPALLQALKELPEIPDLVFCDGHGIAHPRRLGIAAHLGVVTGLPTIGVAKKILTGHHGELAETRGSQVDLLDRDGSVIGAVLRSKDRVKPLIISPGHRVSLATAPALVMACVRRHRLPEPTRLADHLASRRQGSAATQALFSF